Proteins encoded within one genomic window of Candidatus Aminicenantes bacterium:
- a CDS encoding zf-HC2 domain-containing protein, translating to MKCAAFHKLIGDRLDGTIRPADRARLDSHLKSCGECRDLMEDFQKIAESARALDDQETPSQDVWPAILAGVRAVRREERRAASRRFVPRWAYAAGFVLVGAVVGLVVGLRPWQGAASPVLPPDQAATVAKLEESEMHYKLAIQALTEALGAGPSVIGSSAAALFARDLGAVDSAIQACREAVGREPGSVDARVFLLAAYQKKVEILDGVMHVRKQTPSSARTGASL from the coding sequence CCGCCTGGACGGGACCATTCGTCCCGCCGACCGGGCCCGTCTCGACTCGCATCTCAAGTCCTGCGGCGAGTGCCGGGATCTCATGGAAGACTTCCAGAAGATCGCCGAGAGCGCCCGCGCTCTGGACGACCAGGAGACGCCCTCACAAGACGTCTGGCCCGCCATCCTGGCCGGGGTCCGCGCCGTACGCCGCGAAGAACGTCGGGCCGCTTCGCGCCGCTTCGTCCCGCGCTGGGCCTATGCGGCCGGATTCGTCCTGGTCGGCGCCGTCGTCGGCCTGGTCGTGGGCCTGCGGCCCTGGCAGGGCGCGGCTTCGCCCGTCCTGCCTCCCGATCAGGCCGCCACGGTGGCCAAGCTGGAAGAGTCCGAGATGCACTACAAGCTAGCCATCCAGGCGCTGACCGAGGCCCTGGGGGCCGGCCCTTCCGTGATCGGATCATCCGCGGCCGCCCTCTTCGCCCGCGACCTTGGGGCGGTGGACTCGGCCATCCAGGCCTGCCGCGAAGCCGTCGGCCGCGAGCCGGGCAGCGTCGATGCCCGGGTTTTCCTGCTGGCCGCCTACCAGAAGAAAGTTGAGATTCTCGACGGGGTCATGCACGTTCGGAAACAAACGCCGTCCTCGGCCCGAACCGGGGCGAGCCTCTAA